One Leptolyngbya sp. SIO1E4 genomic window, CGCCGTCATCTGGTTTGAAACTGTACTTGGCAAAACCTGAATGGAGGCGATTCACAATAGAGTCAAGGTACCCTCGATAATCTTCCTCAAGACCATCATCCCTAGCCGTAAACTCAAACGTCAGTACCTCGGAGATTAAGCCCATGCCCCCCCTCGATGCTGCAGAACAAGCTCTTTTAGACTCCGTTGAACTCGGTGAATGGCAGTCCGTGCCCGATGTCACAACCGAAATTGAGCGCTATCAGCACTACGCCCAAGTTCAAGAAAACACCCTTGAATCGGTCAGCCTTGAGTTACCTAGCCAAGATCTACAAGCATTACAAGCCTTTGCCCAGCAGGCCGGAACCTCCGTCTCAGTGTTGATGGCGACGGTACTCCACCAGTTCATTACCAGCCGTCAGGAGTGATTAGTGATTAGTCGCGTTACCCATCACTCCAAACTTAAAACGACTCACTCACTCCACCTACCCACTCTCTAAAACCCAATACCCAATACCCAATACCCAACACCCC contains:
- a CDS encoding antitoxin; translation: MPPLDAAEQALLDSVELGEWQSVPDVTTEIERYQHYAQVQENTLESVSLELPSQDLQALQAFAQQAGTSVSVLMATVLHQFITSRQE